The Temnothorax longispinosus isolate EJ_2023e chromosome 4, Tlon_JGU_v1, whole genome shotgun sequence genome has a window encoding:
- the LOC139811592 gene encoding uncharacterized protein isoform X3: protein MDLESNKVFWPPKQVKFNKNKMHYLHPKDDWLIYECRKRLGPFESFQLANQVEEHCMNVSTNEDTDDMCDKAIKASEAQKIRNRRKPAWLRNETLASEEEVEEEEEEEEEEEEKEEEEEEED, encoded by the exons ATGGATTTAGAATCAAACAAAGTTTTTTGGCCTCCAAAACAggtcaaatttaataaaaacaaaatgcaTTATCTACATCCAAAAGATGACTGGCTTATATACGAATGCCGTAAACGGTTGGGACCTTTTG AGTCTTTTCAATTAGCTAATCAAGTAGAAGAGCACTGCATGAACGTATCTACAAATGAAGATACTGATGACATGTGTGACAAAGCTATTAAGGCATCTGAGGCACAAAAGATACGAAATAGGAGAAAGCCAGCATGGCTTCGGAACGAAACGTTGGCGTCGGAAGAAGAAgtagaagaagaggaagaagaggaagaggaggaggaggagaaggaggaggaagaagaagaagaag ATTAA
- the LOC139811592 gene encoding uncharacterized protein isoform X1: MDLESNKVFWPPKQVKFNKNKMHYLHPKDDWLIYECRKRLGPFESFQLANQVEEHCMNVSTNEDTDDMCDKAIKASEAQKIRNRRKPAWLRNETLASEEEVEEEEEEEEEEEEKEEEEEEEVTKEICKRDGTVNSFVLPPSNLSVYKFG, translated from the exons ATGGATTTAGAATCAAACAAAGTTTTTTGGCCTCCAAAACAggtcaaatttaataaaaacaaaatgcaTTATCTACATCCAAAAGATGACTGGCTTATATACGAATGCCGTAAACGGTTGGGACCTTTTG AGTCTTTTCAATTAGCTAATCAAGTAGAAGAGCACTGCATGAACGTATCTACAAATGAAGATACTGATGACATGTGTGACAAAGCTATTAAGGCATCTGAGGCACAAAAGATACGAAATAGGAGAAAGCCAGCATGGCTTCGGAACGAAACGTTGGCGTCGGAAGAAGAAgtagaagaagaggaagaagaggaagaggaggaggaggagaaggaggaggaagaagaagaagaag taACCAAAGAGATATGTAAAAGAGATGGTACTGTAAACTCGTTTGTGTTACCACCATCTAATTTATCAGTCTACAAATTCGGATAA
- the LOC139811592 gene encoding uncharacterized protein isoform X2, with product MDLESNKVFWPPKQVKFNKNKMHYLHPKDDWLIYECRKRLGPFESFQLANQVEEHCMNVSTNEDTDDMCDKAIKASEAQKIRNRRKPAWLRNETLASEEEVEEEEEEEEEEEEKEEEEEEEGNVNNQRDM from the exons ATGGATTTAGAATCAAACAAAGTTTTTTGGCCTCCAAAACAggtcaaatttaataaaaacaaaatgcaTTATCTACATCCAAAAGATGACTGGCTTATATACGAATGCCGTAAACGGTTGGGACCTTTTG AGTCTTTTCAATTAGCTAATCAAGTAGAAGAGCACTGCATGAACGTATCTACAAATGAAGATACTGATGACATGTGTGACAAAGCTATTAAGGCATCTGAGGCACAAAAGATACGAAATAGGAGAAAGCCAGCATGGCTTCGGAACGAAACGTTGGCGTCGGAAGAAGAAgtagaagaagaggaagaagaggaagaggaggaggaggagaaggaggaggaagaagaagaagaaggtaatgtaaa taACCAAAGAGATATGTAA
- the Wal gene encoding electron transfer flavoprotein subunit alpha, mitochondrial yields MFSTCARTLRATSKFGSLARYESTLVIAEHNNETLLPLTCNTLTAAKKIGGDVTVLVAGTKCEAVAQNACKAKGVSKVFHADSDAFKGFTAESLTPLVLKLCNEHKFTHILAGASAFGKALLPRVAAKLDVSPISEIIDIKASDTFVRTIYAGNAIQTLKSKDNVKVVSVRGTSFESLPLEGGDAKYESVPADDYTSNQVEYVKQELSKSDRPELTSAKVVISGGRGMKSGENFQLLYTLADKLNAAVGASRAAVDAGFVPNDMQVGQTGKIVAPNLYIAVGISGAIQHLAGMKDSKTIVAINKDPEAPIFQVADYGLVADLFKAVPELTEKL; encoded by the exons ATGTTTTCCACCTGCGCGAGGACGTTACGGGCTACTAGCAAA TTCGGTTCGTTGGCACGCTACGAGTCTACTCTGGTCATTGCGGAGCACAATAACGAGACTCTATTGCCGCTCACCTGCAACACGTTGACAGCTGCCAAGAAGATCGGCGGCGACGTTACCGTCCTGGTGGCTGGCACGAAATGTGAGGCAGTTGCGCAGAATGCGTGCAAGGCCAAAGGCGTGTCCAAGGTCTTCCACGCGGACAGCGATGCGTTTAAGGGATTTACCGCGGAGTCGTTGACGCCGCTTGTACTTAAGCTGTGCAACGAGCAcaagttcacgcatatattAGCCGGTGCAAGCGCGTTTGGCAAGGCGTTGCTTCCCCGA GTTGCAGCTAAGTTGGACGTATCCCCAATAAGCGAAATTATCGATATAAAAGCTTCGGATACCTTCGTACGTACCATATACGCTGGTAATGCCATTCAGACTCTGAAATCTAAAGATAACGTGAAGGTAGTATCGGTGAGAGGTACCTCTTTTGAGTCGCTACCTTTGGAAGGCGGTGACGCTAAATACGAGAGTGTCCCTGCTGACGACTACACTTCGAATCAAGTGGAATACGTTAAACAAGAGCTCAGCAAGTCCGACAGGCCGGAATTGACGTCCGCTAAAGTTGTGATTTCCGGTGGACGTGGAATGAAATCTGGGGAGAACTTCCAATTGCTTTATACATTGGCGGACAAGCTTAATGCAGCAGTAGGAGCATCTCGCGCCGCAGTTGACGCTGGTTTTGTGCCAAATGATATGCAAGTAGGACAAACAGGAAAGATCGTTGCGCCT AACCTGTATATAGCAGTTGGAATTTCGGGAGCGATTCAGCATCTCGCTGGTATGAAGGATTCTAAGACGATTGTGGCTATTAACAAAGACCCAGAAGCACCGATCTTTCAAGTAGCAGATTATGGATTAGTCGCAGATTTATTTAAGGCTGTACCCGAGCTAACGGAGAAGTTGTAA
- the Mrpl22 gene encoding large ribosomal subunit protein uL22m: protein MQSIRQCVKHLALYGRSAINRTNILSNATNLAPACSFHISAICRGKLSNYEAPTGFLDYNKTIFPPQKPGEERRPAYVCHMKANIKYSPKKMWYIAGFVRGMSVDEAVKQLSFLHKKGAIIAKEVILEAQRLAVEEHNVEFKSNLWVAESFATKGIVIKGLRRHAFGRKGTIHYRYCHYFVRLEEGPPPKHYYLPYPKTGEDLLNDWLKEAHQRKVPNSL from the exons ATGCAGAGTATTCGTCAGTGTGTCAAGCATTTAGCGTTATACGGCAGATCCGCTATAAATAGGACGAATATATTGTCAAATGCAACAAATCTTGCGCCAGCATGTAGTTTCCATATTTCTGCGATATGCAGAGGTAAATTGAGTAACTACGAAGCCCCAACTGGATTTCTAGACTATAATAAGACTATATTTCCACCTCAAAAGCCAGGCGAAGAAAGAAGACCTGCT TATGTATGCCACATGAAagctaatataaaatacagtcCGAAGAAGATGTGGTACATCGCAGGTTTTGTGCGAGGAATGTCCGTGGACGAAGCTGTGAAACAGTTGAGTTTTTTACACAAGAAAGGCGCTATAATTGCGAAGGAAGTTATATTGGAAGCCCAACGGTTGGCCGTGGAAGAGCATAACGttgaatttaaaagtaatttgtgGGTTG cGGAATCGTTCGCTACTAAAGGTATTGTAATAAAGGGATTACGGCGTCATGCTTTTGGACGCAAGGGAACCATACACTATAGGTATTGCCATTATTTTGTACGCTTGGAGGAAGGACCACCACCTAAGCATTATTACCTACCGTATCCTAAGACTGGCGAGGATTTGTTGAACGATTGGTTGAAAGAAGCGCACCAACGCAAAGTACCGAATTCTTTGTAA
- the Rpl39 gene encoding ribosomal protein L39: MSAHKTFIIKRKLAKKLKQNRPIPQWVRMRTGNTIRYNAKRRHWRRTKLKL, translated from the exons ATG TCGGCTCACAAGACGTTCATTATCAAGCGAAAGCTTGCGAAAAAGTTGAAGCAAAACAGGCCGATTCCCCAATGGGTGAGAATGCGGACTGGCAACACTATTCG GTACAACGCAAAGAGGCGTCACTGGAGAAGAACTAAGCTAAAGTTGTAA